A portion of the Symphalangus syndactylus isolate Jambi chromosome 13, NHGRI_mSymSyn1-v2.1_pri, whole genome shotgun sequence genome contains these proteins:
- the ZNF17 gene encoding zinc finger protein 17 isoform X2: MNLTEDYMVFEDVAIHFSQEEWGILNDVQRHLHSDVMLENFALLSSVGCWHGAKDEEAPSKQCVSVGVSQVTTLKPALSTQKAQSCETCSSLLKDILHLAEHDGTHPKCIAELYLHQKEHLREKLTRSDEGRPSFVNDSVHLAKRNLTCMQGGKDFTGDSDLQQQALHSGWKPHRNTHGVEAFQSGQKDYSCSQCGKDFCHQHTLFEHQKIHIEERPYECSECGKLFRYNSDLIKHQRNHTGERPYKCSECGKAFSLKYNVVQHQKIHTGERPYECSECGKAFLRKSHLLQHQRIHTRPRPYVCSECGKAFLTQAHLVGHQKIHTGERPYGCNECGKYFMYSSALIRHQKVHTGERPFYCCECGKFFMDSCTLIIHQRVHTGEKPYECNECGKFFRYRSTLIRHQKVHTGEKPYECSACGKFFMDTSTLIIHQRVHTGEKPYECSKCGKFFRYCFTLNRHQRVHSGERPYECSECGKFFVDSCTLKSHQRVHTGERPFECSICGKSFRCRSTLDTHQRIHTGERPYECSECGKFFRHNSNHIRHRRNHFGERSFECTECGRVFSQNSHLIRHQKVHTRERTYKCSKCGKFFMDSSTLISHQRVHTGEKPYECSECGKVFRYNSSLIKHRRIHTGERPYQCSECGRVFNQNSHLIQHQKVHTR, translated from the coding sequence GTTGTTGGCATGGAGCCAAGGATGAGGAGGCACCTTCCAAGCAATGTGTTTCTGTAGGAGTGTCACAGGTCACAACTCTAAAGCCAGCTTTGTCCACCCAGAAGGCCCAGTCCTGTGAGACATGTAGCTCACTTCTGAAGGACATTCTACACCTGGCTGAGCATGATGGAACACACCCCAAGTGTATAGCCGAGCTTTACCTGCACCAAAAGGAGCATCTTAGAGAGAAGCTCACCAGAAGTGATGAAGGGAGGCCTTCGTTTGTGAATGACAGTGTTCACCTGGCAAAGAGGAACCTCACATGCATGCAGGGTGGCAAGGATTTTACTGGTGATTCAGATCTTCAACAACAGGCTCTTCACAGTGGGTGGAAGCCACACAGGAACACTCATGGTGTGGAGGCCTTTCAAAGTGGACAGAAGGATTACAGCTGCAGCCAATGTGGGAAAGACTTTTGCCACCAACATACACTGTTTGAGCACCAGAAAATCCACATAGAGGAAAGGCCTTATGAGTGCAGTGAATGTGGCAAATTGTTTAGGTACAACTCCGACCTTATTAAACATCAGCGAAATCATACTGGAGAAAGGCCTTATAAGTGTAgtgaatgtggaaaagccttcagCCTCAAATATAATGTTGTTCAACACCAGaaaattcacactggagaaaggccttacgagtgcagtgaatgtgggaaagctttcCTTAGAAAGTCTCACCTACTTCAGCACCAGAGGATTCACACCAGGCCAAGGCCTTATGTGTGTAGtgaatgtgggaaggccttcCTTACACAGGCTCACCTTGTTGGTCAccagaaaattcatactggagaacGGCCTTATGGATGCAATGAATGTGGGAAATACTTTATGTACAGTTCAGCACTCATTAGACATCAGAAagttcacactggagaaaggccTTTTTATTGCTGTGAATGTGGGAAATTCTTTATGGACAGCTGCACACTCATTATTCACCAGAgagttcatactggagaaaaaccttaTGAATGCAACGAATGTGGGAAATTCTTTAGATACCGTTCCACACTCATTAGACATCAGAaagttcacactggagaaaagccTTATGAGTGTAGTGCATGTGGGAAGTTCTTTATGGACACTTCCACACTCATTATTCATCAGagagttcacactggagaaaagccTTATGAATGCAGCAAATGTGGGAAATTCTTTAGGTATTGCTTCACACTGAATAGACATCAGAGAGTTCACTCTGGAGAGAGGCCTTATGAATGCAGTGAATGTGGCAAATTCTTTGTGGACAGCTGTACACTGAAGAGTCATCAGagagttcacactggagaaagaCCTTTTGAATGCAGCATTTGTGGAAAATCCTTTAGATGTCGCTCCACACTTGATacacatcagagaattcacactggtGAAAGGCCTTATGAGTGTAGTGAATGTGGGAAATTCTTTAGGCACAACTCAAATCATATTAGACATCGGAGAAATCACTTTGGAGAAAGGTCTTTTGAGTGCACTGAGTGTGGGAGAGTTTTTAGCCAAAATTCCCACCTCATTCGGCACCAAAAAGTTCACACTAGGGAAAGAACTTACAAATGCAGCAAATGTGGGAAATTTTTTATGGACAGCTCCACactcattagtcatcagagagttcatactggagaaaagccttatgagtgcagtgaatgtgggaaagtCTTTAGATACAACTCCAGCCTCATTAAACATcggagaattcacactggagagagacCTTATCAGTGCAGTGAATGTGGGAGAGTCTTTAACCAAAATTCTCATCTCATTCAGCACCAGAAAGTTCATACCAGATAA
- the ZNF17 gene encoding zinc finger protein 17 isoform X1, with the protein MLMDAGQDYMVFEDVAIHFSQEEWGILNDVQRHLHSDVMLENFALLSSVGCWHGAKDEEAPSKQCVSVGVSQVTTLKPALSTQKAQSCETCSSLLKDILHLAEHDGTHPKCIAELYLHQKEHLREKLTRSDEGRPSFVNDSVHLAKRNLTCMQGGKDFTGDSDLQQQALHSGWKPHRNTHGVEAFQSGQKDYSCSQCGKDFCHQHTLFEHQKIHIEERPYECSECGKLFRYNSDLIKHQRNHTGERPYKCSECGKAFSLKYNVVQHQKIHTGERPYECSECGKAFLRKSHLLQHQRIHTRPRPYVCSECGKAFLTQAHLVGHQKIHTGERPYGCNECGKYFMYSSALIRHQKVHTGERPFYCCECGKFFMDSCTLIIHQRVHTGEKPYECNECGKFFRYRSTLIRHQKVHTGEKPYECSACGKFFMDTSTLIIHQRVHTGEKPYECSKCGKFFRYCFTLNRHQRVHSGERPYECSECGKFFVDSCTLKSHQRVHTGERPFECSICGKSFRCRSTLDTHQRIHTGERPYECSECGKFFRHNSNHIRHRRNHFGERSFECTECGRVFSQNSHLIRHQKVHTRERTYKCSKCGKFFMDSSTLISHQRVHTGEKPYECSECGKVFRYNSSLIKHRRIHTGERPYQCSECGRVFNQNSHLIQHQKVHTR; encoded by the coding sequence GTTGTTGGCATGGAGCCAAGGATGAGGAGGCACCTTCCAAGCAATGTGTTTCTGTAGGAGTGTCACAGGTCACAACTCTAAAGCCAGCTTTGTCCACCCAGAAGGCCCAGTCCTGTGAGACATGTAGCTCACTTCTGAAGGACATTCTACACCTGGCTGAGCATGATGGAACACACCCCAAGTGTATAGCCGAGCTTTACCTGCACCAAAAGGAGCATCTTAGAGAGAAGCTCACCAGAAGTGATGAAGGGAGGCCTTCGTTTGTGAATGACAGTGTTCACCTGGCAAAGAGGAACCTCACATGCATGCAGGGTGGCAAGGATTTTACTGGTGATTCAGATCTTCAACAACAGGCTCTTCACAGTGGGTGGAAGCCACACAGGAACACTCATGGTGTGGAGGCCTTTCAAAGTGGACAGAAGGATTACAGCTGCAGCCAATGTGGGAAAGACTTTTGCCACCAACATACACTGTTTGAGCACCAGAAAATCCACATAGAGGAAAGGCCTTATGAGTGCAGTGAATGTGGCAAATTGTTTAGGTACAACTCCGACCTTATTAAACATCAGCGAAATCATACTGGAGAAAGGCCTTATAAGTGTAgtgaatgtggaaaagccttcagCCTCAAATATAATGTTGTTCAACACCAGaaaattcacactggagaaaggccttacgagtgcagtgaatgtgggaaagctttcCTTAGAAAGTCTCACCTACTTCAGCACCAGAGGATTCACACCAGGCCAAGGCCTTATGTGTGTAGtgaatgtgggaaggccttcCTTACACAGGCTCACCTTGTTGGTCAccagaaaattcatactggagaacGGCCTTATGGATGCAATGAATGTGGGAAATACTTTATGTACAGTTCAGCACTCATTAGACATCAGAAagttcacactggagaaaggccTTTTTATTGCTGTGAATGTGGGAAATTCTTTATGGACAGCTGCACACTCATTATTCACCAGAgagttcatactggagaaaaaccttaTGAATGCAACGAATGTGGGAAATTCTTTAGATACCGTTCCACACTCATTAGACATCAGAaagttcacactggagaaaagccTTATGAGTGTAGTGCATGTGGGAAGTTCTTTATGGACACTTCCACACTCATTATTCATCAGagagttcacactggagaaaagccTTATGAATGCAGCAAATGTGGGAAATTCTTTAGGTATTGCTTCACACTGAATAGACATCAGAGAGTTCACTCTGGAGAGAGGCCTTATGAATGCAGTGAATGTGGCAAATTCTTTGTGGACAGCTGTACACTGAAGAGTCATCAGagagttcacactggagaaagaCCTTTTGAATGCAGCATTTGTGGAAAATCCTTTAGATGTCGCTCCACACTTGATacacatcagagaattcacactggtGAAAGGCCTTATGAGTGTAGTGAATGTGGGAAATTCTTTAGGCACAACTCAAATCATATTAGACATCGGAGAAATCACTTTGGAGAAAGGTCTTTTGAGTGCACTGAGTGTGGGAGAGTTTTTAGCCAAAATTCCCACCTCATTCGGCACCAAAAAGTTCACACTAGGGAAAGAACTTACAAATGCAGCAAATGTGGGAAATTTTTTATGGACAGCTCCACactcattagtcatcagagagttcatactggagaaaagccttatgagtgcagtgaatgtgggaaagtCTTTAGATACAACTCCAGCCTCATTAAACATcggagaattcacactggagagagacCTTATCAGTGCAGTGAATGTGGGAGAGTCTTTAACCAAAATTCTCATCTCATTCAGCACCAGAAAGTTCATACCAGATAA